CAGACGAGCAGGCGCGCCGCTTCGATGTCCTTCGCCATGTCGGCGATCATGAAGGCGATGGCCTGGTGCTTGGCGATGGGAACGCCGAAGGCATGGCGCTCCTTGGCGTACTTCACCGCATGTTCCATGGCGCGGCGCGCCAGGCCCACGGCTGCTGCCGAGACCACCGGGCGCGTGTGGTCGAAGGCGGCCATGGCGATGCGAAAACCGTCGCCCTCCTGGCCCAGGCGGTTGGCAGCGGGCACGGCGACGTCGTTGAAGCTGACCCCGCGGGTGTCGCTCGCGTGCTGGCCCAGGTTCTTCTCCTTCTTCCCCACCTGGATGCCTGGCGTCTGCCGCGGCACCACGAAAGCCGACATGCCGCGATGCTTCTTCGCCGGGTCGGTGTAGGCGAGGACGAAGTACCAATCCGCGAAGTTGGCGCCGGTGATCCACATCTTCTCGCCGTTCAGCACATAGTGGTCGCCGCTCTTGCGCGCCAGCGTCTTGATCCCGGCCACGTCGCTGCCCGCATCGGGTTCGCTCACGCAGTAGGAGGCGAGCTTGAACTCCGCCACCATGGGGGCGAGCCACTGCCGCTTCTGCTCCTCCGACCCCGCCACGATCACCGGTGCTTCG
This genomic window from Candidatus Krumholzibacteriia bacterium contains:
- a CDS encoding acyl-CoA dehydrogenase family protein, with translation MPDFSLSDEQKQLRDLAHDFAAQEIQPRAAEYDQSGEFPLPILRQAWELGLMNTHVPPEYGGLGLGVLEGCLLAEETGWGCTGIATAMEANGLAEAPVIVAGSEEQKRQWLAPMVAEFKLASYCVSEPDAGSDVAGIKTLARKSGDHYVLNGEKMWITGANFADWYFVLAYTDPAKKHRGMSAFVVPRQTPGIQVGKKEKNLGQHASDTRGVSFNDVAVPAANRLGQEGDGFRIAMAAFDHTRPVVSAAAVGLARRAMEHAVKYAKERHAFGVPIAKHQAIAFMIADMAKDIEAARLLV